TGGATGCTGTCCTCAGTTTCCACCTCTTTCCAGTCTGGTGCTACTCTTTTCTGCTTCTGTGgtcctctgtctctccctgtctgCCCGTCTGTGTACACTGCTCCTTCCTAGTCTGCCTCTATGTCTCTATTCTGCCCAGTAGGCGTCTCTGGTCTGTGTCCTAATCCATCCTTGCTGCCCTTAGATGAGGGCCTGCCACTTCAGACCCCTCTTTACACCAGCCCTGTCTTTAGTCTCCCAGGATCTCTGGATCCCGCCCGGCTCTCCTGGTTCACCCCGTCTATCCCCGGGCCCAGTAGATCCCAGGCCCTCAGAGAAGGCTACACCCTGGTTACCTTTGTGCTCCATAGCCAGCAACTCTGTTCTCATCCCAGACAGCACTGAGCATTCCAGGGGCTGCGGATGTGGCCAGAGGAGGTTGAGTGGGAAATGGCCAGCTCTGGTACCACTTGCCTGGCCTCTGACCTCGGTCAGGATGCCCATTTCCCTTATGCAGCTGTCTGGGAAGAAGCAGACCATAGTATAGAGGGCAGAGGGGCACgtgcaggctcagagagggccagCATCAGCAGCCTGGCATTGTTGCCTCCCTGCATCTGCTTGACCTGGTCAACTGCCTGTCCCAGCTTCCCTCGCCCTACTTTTTAGTCACAACTtctgctcctcctgccccctttcatttcagctttcaccctggaagaggcaggaaatgaGAGACGAAGTGAGTAAGCAatcaggaggggaggagagagagaacttgTTTTCAGGCAAGTCAGTCCAACCACCTTCTTGTCAGAGATGCTCAGAGAGGCAACGTCTGCTGGCGGTTgtgagcacaggctctggagttgGTACAGCTGCGACCCTGGGCAAGTTGTGTCACTGCTTTCCCTATCTGTAAGATAGGTATAGCAGTAATGCCCACCTCACAGGGGGCTGTGTGCAGGTCTCATGTTCAACTTGTAGATGTTCTGGAATAGCTTTTCCTGTTTCCTATGGCGGGTGTCTGTTCTGATTGGAGAGTGCCCAGATTTATCGTTGAATCTTTCAACTCTCACCCCAGTTATggggctaaaataaaataatgcatgtaaatcaCATTatagtgtttggcacatagtaagctactatagcaacaacaacaacaataatgttatattaaattattataataatcatGCTAATTATTATATTAGAATAATTGTGTAATATTAATGGatcattatattatttataatagtgttttacactattattatttattggcTGGGACAGGAGTTGAGAGAAATGGTAGAGAGATTTGTAATACTTGGTCCCAACTCGCCCAATCTTCCTCCTTCAACAGACTTGTGCCCTGATTTGTCCTGGGGGAATTGAGACCTCCAGACATAGGTCATTTTCTCTAGCGCTCTGAGGAACAGGATGGAAAAGTGTAGGGAGAGAAAAAATGTGtgatctttcctctctctctttttctgtctttccaggATCTCCTGGTCTATAGTAAGCACTTATTGggtcttactatgtgccaggctctgtatTAAGTGATGAGGTTACAGTGGGAAACAACAAATTATGCATATGAAGCCTAGCTGCTCAGTGGGAATGTGTCTCACCTATAGAACTTCCTAGTTAACCTGGGCTTGCCTTGAACTAGGACAGAGTCCAAGGAGCTGACCAGCTGGTATCCTGGAGTTCTGAATCGTAGTCTCAACTCTGCAATGAACTCCCACTCTGACCTGGGATATGTATCCTTTCTATGTGTCCTCTCTTCAAAAGACATTTTGTCCACTGTGATGCTTTCTGTTTCAGTCCTTGAAACAGCCAAAGATCTTTCTAAAGTGTCTGAGCCCACCAACCTGCCTTGGAGGCTGGTGACCAAAACTGAGTCTGGCTTTAAGGAGTGAAGCCAGGGTATTGGTCTAACTGTCTAAGACTTTTACCTGTAGACAAAGGAGCCATTGAAGGATTTCAGGAGTGAGCCAgtcagatttttgttttagaaagagcACTCTGAAGGCCAGTGCAGAGAATGGGCTGGGCAAGGATCCAGCTACAGGACTGAGATGAAACCCAGGTGAGAGAGAGATGCTAAGTGTCTGGACTGGACAGTGGCGGTGGGATTGGAGAGGGACAGATGGGTGTGAGAGGCATTTTGGAGGTGTGGTATTGGAACCTGGGGACAGATAGGATGTAGGGGGATGACAAAAGGGGCTGAGGGGATTTTCTGAAGTTTCTGACTGGTATGACTGCATTGATCTTAGAGATGCCATCaattactctgtgtgtgtgtgtgtgtgtgtgtgcacatccaTATCCATATATCCATATAGTTAAATTAAGCCCAACACAAGATTCCTTGCCCTCATGATTTGCCTTTCTCTCCTGAGAATCAAGGACAGAAATAATTTCAGTAAATTGAGGACTCATCGTAGTTGAGTTCTGGTTGGCTATGGTTTTCCTGTGCCTGGGAAACCTTCCTGGTGCTGAAGAATGAGTGAGATTCAGTTTCGCCCATATATttcctctctaagcctcagtttctccctctgtgaGATGGAGATAATGGTCCCTATGCTATACTTCTCACAGAGTCATTATGAGGCTCAAAGAGAGAATGAATGTTAAGGTGTATTGTAAGCTATCGCCCCAAAGCTGAATTCTATATTTTTTGCCCAAAGGGAGGCACAGAGACCAGGCTCCTCATGGTAGATAACAATGTTGCCTTTTGTTCTCCCTCACGTGGGGTTTCTGGTTCTCATCCCTGAGAGTCGGGCAATTTTCTcccaagagaaaaatgttttaccCTCAGGAGAGTCAGGGGAAGGATGACGGGGACCCAGGGGTTCAGCGAGCCTGAGTTTCCGACCCAAGGTCCTGGTTGTGGAACAGCATCCCTAGGCACACTTCACTGGTTTTATAGACAGCTGGTTCCAGTTGCACTCAGCCTCCCTGCATGGTTCAACCAGGTTAAACACTCTTTAATATTAAAGAATGACCTCATTCATTGgccatgtttaaaaaaatgaaaagttaaaaatggcaGCATATTTTCCCACTCTTGGCCCCAAGGTAGAGTATTCTCACATCTTTGGGATTCTTCTTCTCAGGAAGACTGTGGCTTGCAACGTAGgtaattttattcctgttttataggtgtggaaactgaggcccaggaagtgAGCTAACAGTCCCATGTCACATAGCAAATAAAGATTGATTCAGGATTCAAGCAGAACCCACTGTCTCTAAACTTTCTCTGCTGCCATGCAGTTTCTTTCCCTTCTAGATCATCTGGCCCACACAACATCATACtttatgcagaaactgaggccaacCTGGGGAGACAATGTGACCTACAAAGGCCCTTTGGTGAAAGGTAGGGGTTTAATAAAAATGGTTATCTGCCAAATATTGGATAATGTCTGAGAAGTTCTTAGAAAAGTGCCTAGCATATGGGAGGCTCCAAGTGTGTGCAGTCCTTTGGCCAAAGTCAGGAAACCAGTATTGAGGGTAGACACAGCTTCTCATGAAGGCTCACTCATGGTGCCATGAAGAAGAACAAGCAGATTGAAGAACAAGGAGTTGGGTCAGATAAATTGGTGCCAGGAGAAGGAATAATGCCAACAGTATCAAGATTGCTCCCATTCCCTGAGTACTGACAAAGCACATGACATCTCTTCGGTGAGACTGTCCTCTTCCTGTTCtccatgaagaaactgaggttaagTCTAGAAAGAGCTAAGAGTCAGTAAGAAGCTAAAAGAGTGAGTTAAATGCTGGCTTTTGTGGGGAGAAGCAACAGAGAGTAGGCATGTGGAAGAGTGAAAGTTGATTGTGGGTATCAAGTACGGTGAAGTACTTCTTGGGATGTTTGCTTGCGTAGCTTGGACCTGAATCTCAGTCCTGTGTTTGAAGAACCATCCAGAAATGCAGTTATTTATTATACATCTACCATTTGTTAGTCCTTCTATGTGATGCGTTCCATGCCAAAATATCATTCAATCCTTGCAGCAAGCTTATAACAAGGAGacaattattctcattttgtattGGAGGAAGTGGTCTCAAAGGGGTGGGGGGAAAAAGGGCTTGGGTGAGGTCATTCACTCAGTAAATTAGAGAGCCAGTGTTCGTTGTAATGCACCAAAGCCTGAGATgagatggtgggtgggtggggggggggggttggtgagggaggagggggtagTGAAAGAGCTGTCCAGGCCTGGAAAAGACTGAGGGTAAAATTAGAGTGGGAAAATTAAATTGATATCTTCAACAGGAAAGTAGGTTCTCTCACTGTACTTTGCCAAATTGCATAGAGTTTGTACACTAATATTTATCTCTAAACACGTGGCTGTGTTACAAAGGAGAAGGGGATGCTATGGGGAAGCAGAGATCACCTAGCCCAATGCTTtcatttcacagctgaggaaactgaggctcagatgggTAATTATTGGTGAGGCAGAGGCAGACCCTGGACCAGATATGGAAGCCCTTTTCTCTTCATAAATTTCCTGGGAGTGATGGAAGTGGACAAGAGCAGGTAAAATTGGCTGTCATGTTGAAGTGTTTCATCATAACAGGACACTGACCACTATCTCAACCCCATCAGTAACTTTCACCCTGGTGCATAGCTTACCTAGTCTTCTGTCTGAATTCAtgcctttcttctttatttagaaCTAGAACATAATGCAAGAGCCTAACAAGTCCTCTGTGACAGAATTCATCCTTCTGGGCTTCTCCTTCAGCCCTAGGACCACTCCTCTGTTCTTCTCAGTCTTCCTGATGACCTACTTGTTGATTATTCTGGGTAACAGTTTGATCACCATCCTCATCTGCCTGGACTCAcgtctccacacacccatgtacttctttatTGGCATTCTTTCCGTGTTGGATCTGGGTTACACCACTACAACTGTGCCCCAGATGTTGGTACATCTGGCCAGTGAGAACAAGACCATCTCTTTTGCCAGCTGTGTGGCCCAAATGTACATTTTCTTGGTGCTAGGCATCACCGAGTCCTGGCTCTTTGCCGTCATGTCTATAGACAGGTACATGGCCATCTGCCACCCACTCAGGTACAAGGTCATCATGAGCCCACGGTTATGTGGGATAATGGTCATTTTCTGTGGTCTCTGGGGTGTCATCTCTGCTCTTGTCTACACTCTCTTTGCCATGTGCCTGCCCTACTGTGGCCCTAACAAGatcaaccacttcttctgtgaagtCCCTGCAGTCTTAAAGCTGGCTTGTGCAGACACCTCAGTCAATGACCAGGCAGACTTCATTCTTGGCTTTAGTGTCATCCTAGTTCCACTCGCCCTCATCCTTGTCATTTATGTCAACATCTTCATTGCTATCTTGGGGATCCGTTCAGCCCAGGGACGACTcaaggccttctccacctgtgcctcccacaTCAGTGTGGTCACCATGTTCTGTGTGCCAGCCATGGTCATGTACATGAAGCCTGGCGCTGAGGTCTCCCCAGAGGAGGACAAGAAGTTGGCCTTGCTCTACAACATCATCTCTGCTTTCctcaaccccatcatctacagcctCCGGAACAAGGATGTGAAGAGGGCTTTCCTCAAGGTAACAGGTTGGGGCAGGGCCCCAGAATGAGTCCCTGGAAGGACAGCTGGGGGACAGAGAAACAAGACTCATGATGCACAGTGAATGCCCTATATACTCATTCACATGACCCAGCAGCACCAGGACACACTCCCCCTCAGGCCCGAATCTCAACTCTACACAGGCCCTTGTAGGACAGCCCATGATTTGGCTGACAGATTGGTCACCATGAAATGTCTTCCAGGCACATCAATCTTTGAGCGGCCTTTTGTTCTAGAGTGTGAGTGGTTAACAAAAGAAGGGATATCTGAGCCACTAAAATCTTTTATTGTTGAGACAAACAGAACAGGCTGTGGGGTATTCCCTGTGGTTGAATGTTGAGAAGGTTCATTACCCTCTGTAAACCACACACATGGTATCAGGTTAGCTGGAGAGAAGGGCAAGGGCAGTGAGATCAGAGGATTCCTGGCCCAGGGAGGAAGACAAGTAAACGCCATTGCAGTGACTGACACAGCATTGTGTGCTTGCTTCAGACATGTGGATTGGAGACAAATTGAGAAGGCTTGAAGCCAGGTGAGATCTGGCCCCACTCACCTTGCCAGACTCATCTCAGGCcgctcttttcctccttctctcactcCAAGTAAACTGGACTTCTGTCTTTGCCTTGATGTGCCATATTCTTCCCATTTCAGGGCTTCCACATATGctgttccttctctcctcactcttaaccccaccccacctccatcctACCCCGTTATGCCATTCACTCCTTTTCATCCATCAGTTCTTGGATTAAACTGCAGCTCCTTACAGAAGCCTTTTCTTGAGACCTCAGAGTGAGTTAGCCTTCCAAAGCACCCCATACCTCTCTCTCATAATAATAAAGGCATGTGGTTCAGCATCTGAATTCTCTGCAAGATAGCAAGTTCCATGAAGCAGGGACCATGCTTGTCAAGTTGACTGCTGTGTCCCTAGGATCTAGTCCCATGCTGCCCACAGACTGGCCTTCCACAGATACTTTATGAGTGAAGAAATGAACACTCCACAGGAAAAGTCACAGAAGGAAGATGGAAGCAGTGAGTGGGGGAGTTGATGAATTAGGACCAGCTAAATGTGGAAATGGTGGCAGGTACAAAAAGGGGAGGGGATAAAAAGGATTAAATGTTGTTGTTATTCAGCTATAATTATAtggaaaaaatgtttgcttttattatCAACAAACACGAATTGAATCAGTGGAATATCATTTTCACGTATCAAACTAGCAAAGTTTAGAAAAATGGTGATACTCAATGCTGGGAAGGATGCAGTGAAACTGACACCCACCTTCACTGCTGAAAAGAGCATCATTGATTCTACCTTTCTGGGACAGTGCCTTCCACATCATAGGCATtcaatatatttgttaaatgaagagtaataatactaataattgtGGCTCTACTTATTGAACATTTATGTGCCAATGCAGTTTtaagaattttacatatattaagtcatttaataaaaatatcaacaaatggaaaatatgtaACATTAGGCATCATGAATCTTTATAATGTTTATATACTTGgatccagaaatttcacttcaGAGACTCTGTCCTaagaacaaaatcagaaatgcagACCATGTTTTATGTACAAATATGTTCATCAAAAAATTATTGGAAACAGCTGTAAATATGATATATCAATTTTATGAAATGCTACGCAAACATTACTATGTATCATGTTTTGAAGTAAATTTAATTACATTGAAAAGTATGATATAGTGTTAgattgaaaaatatcaaaatataaacaaatacatggataaagagaacagattagtggctaccagagaagctgggtagggggtgggcaaaagggacaaaagggttatcataacattaataaaaaaaaaaaagggacaaaagggcacatatatatggtgatggataaaaattagactactggaggtgagcacgatgaagtgtaatcaggaattgataaacaataatgtgcacccaaaatcacacagtgttacaaaccattataatccaaataaaattacttaaaaaactatatatatatatatataattttatatctgaA
The genomic region above belongs to Equus caballus isolate H_3958 breed thoroughbred chromosome 2, TB-T2T, whole genome shotgun sequence and contains:
- the OR13P17 gene encoding olfactory receptor family 13 subfamily P member 17, translated to MQEPNKSSVTEFILLGFSFSPRTTPLFFSVFLMTYLLIILGNSLITILICLDSRLHTPMYFFIGILSVLDLGYTTTTVPQMLVHLASENKTISFASCVAQMYIFLVLGITESWLFAVMSIDRYMAICHPLRYKVIMSPRLCGIMVIFCGLWGVISALVYTLFAMCLPYCGPNKINHFFCEVPAVLKLACADTSVNDQADFILGFSVILVPLALILVIYVNIFIAILGIRSAQGRLKAFSTCASHISVVTMFCVPAMVMYMKPGAEVSPEEDKKLALLYNIISAFLNPIIYSLRNKDVKRAFLKVTGWGRAPE